The following are from one region of the Paenibacillus sp. JZ16 genome:
- a CDS encoding response regulator transcription factor — translation MYKLMIVDDEPQILEGMKRILDWKQYGFGRIETCESTEEAMSKVVDLLPDVAIFDVCIGKELGYEAIRRLNEFQIPTKYIIMSGYSEFTYAQEAIRCGVKDYLLKPVERTKLQQVIEKIIVEDLGGSIGNRNGESLNQDPVLGVSYDSLSKLVNRILLMIRTEYAQNITLKSVAERFQMNSTYLGQLFLKETNMKFSEYLMAYRMLLAQERIQSTDEKISYIAFSVGYNNLNYFYTHFHSFFRKSPSELRGKG, via the coding sequence ATGTACAAACTGATGATTGTGGATGACGAACCTCAGATTTTGGAGGGAATGAAGCGAATCCTGGATTGGAAGCAATACGGATTTGGCCGGATCGAAACCTGCGAATCCACGGAGGAAGCCATGTCCAAGGTGGTCGACCTGCTGCCGGATGTCGCCATATTCGATGTTTGCATTGGCAAGGAGCTTGGATATGAAGCAATCCGCAGGCTGAACGAATTTCAAATTCCTACGAAATATATCATTATGAGCGGCTATAGTGAATTTACATATGCCCAGGAAGCCATTCGGTGTGGCGTCAAAGACTATCTGCTCAAGCCCGTGGAACGCACCAAGCTGCAGCAAGTGATTGAGAAGATCATCGTCGAGGATCTGGGCGGTTCGATAGGTAACAGGAACGGCGAAAGCTTGAACCAGGATCCGGTGCTTGGTGTAAGCTACGACAGCTTATCCAAGCTGGTCAACCGCATCCTGCTGATGATCAGAACAGAGTATGCTCAGAATATCACGTTGAAATCCGTAGCGGAGCGTTTCCAGATGAACAGCACCTACCTTGGACAATTGTTTCTTAAGGAAACCAACATGAAGTTTTCCGAATACCTCATGGCTTACCGAATGCTTCTTGCACAAGAACGAATTCAATCAACAGATGAGAAGATTTCCTACATCGCCTTTTCCGTCGGCTACAACAATCTCAACTATTTCTATACGCATTTTCACAGCTTTTTCCGAAAATCTCCTTCCGAACTGCGGGGAAAAGGGTAA
- a CDS encoding ABC transporter substrate-binding protein, translating to MMLKHPRPKRIFMIISLIMLLTSYTTGCFRQPGYNSETYDGDTVNLIYYTIGEPDKDLQLVNDKINEIMARKIGVTITYVKVSWQEYEDRLNTLISAGSPFDIAFAPEYATTAMRGAWLKLDDYLAGLGKEMYDAIDPTFWQGVRMNDGSIYGVPTNKELAVLDHWMYPASIVNKYNIDITKYNTLESLEPLLRMIHREEPAYIPMELDRDSHNFFTLHGYEYIMNHKLPLMIKSLDPGAQVVNIFETREARQVLDTLRRYYKEGFINEDAALREPGGLKRGAKVFWKSSGGGPLSETTWSKDRGYKIVAHPVTPSTVTTESVRGGIMAVNANTKHPVECIKFLNLLNTDPEIRNLFNYGIEGVHYTLDEQGQVVPNTDKDSHGNPLPDAPASRYSGVQYTQGNWFILKTMGGDNPDPLDKWDQFRKYNAGVVKSTVLGFTPDLSKMTAQTDNIEMVWHKYYPSLMTGSVDVDTILPKFNEELKQAGIDDVRQEVQKQLDAWREMR from the coding sequence ATGATGTTAAAGCATCCAAGGCCCAAACGCATCTTCATGATCATCAGTCTCATAATGCTGCTGACATCCTATACAACCGGCTGCTTCCGGCAGCCCGGATACAACAGCGAAACCTATGATGGGGACACGGTAAATCTGATTTATTATACGATCGGAGAGCCCGACAAGGATCTGCAGCTCGTCAATGATAAAATCAATGAAATCATGGCTCGTAAAATCGGTGTGACGATCACCTATGTCAAGGTAAGCTGGCAGGAGTATGAGGATCGGCTGAACACACTCATATCCGCCGGCAGCCCGTTTGATATTGCCTTTGCACCTGAGTATGCAACTACCGCTATGCGCGGCGCCTGGCTGAAGCTGGATGACTACCTTGCCGGCCTGGGCAAGGAAATGTACGATGCCATTGACCCAACGTTTTGGCAGGGGGTACGGATGAACGATGGCAGCATTTACGGTGTGCCGACCAATAAAGAGTTGGCCGTGCTTGATCACTGGATGTACCCCGCTTCCATCGTGAATAAATATAATATCGACATTACCAAATACAATACGCTGGAATCGCTTGAGCCGCTGCTTCGGATGATTCATCGGGAAGAGCCGGCCTACATCCCCATGGAATTGGATCGGGATTCCCACAATTTCTTCACACTCCATGGATACGAATATATTATGAACCATAAATTGCCCTTGATGATCAAATCACTGGACCCGGGCGCTCAGGTGGTGAATATCTTCGAAACCAGGGAAGCGCGGCAGGTGCTGGATACGCTGCGGCGTTACTACAAGGAGGGCTTCATTAATGAGGATGCCGCGCTGCGAGAGCCCGGAGGACTTAAACGCGGGGCCAAAGTGTTCTGGAAGTCTTCAGGCGGCGGTCCGCTCTCGGAGACGACTTGGAGTAAGGATCGCGGCTACAAGATTGTAGCCCATCCCGTAACCCCAAGCACCGTCACGACGGAATCCGTTCGGGGAGGCATCATGGCCGTGAATGCCAACACCAAACATCCCGTAGAGTGTATTAAATTTTTGAATTTACTCAATACGGACCCCGAAATACGAAACTTATTCAACTATGGAATTGAAGGCGTGCACTACACGCTGGATGAACAGGGGCAAGTCGTTCCAAATACGGACAAGGACAGCCATGGCAACCCGCTCCCGGATGCGCCTGCAAGCCGCTATTCAGGTGTACAATACACGCAGGGGAATTGGTTTATCCTGAAAACCATGGGCGGCGATAACCCGGATCCCCTCGACAAGTGGGATCAATTCCGCAAGTACAACGCTGGCGTCGTCAAGTCCACCGTGCTCGGCTTTACGCCCGATCTATCCAAGATGACCGCCCAAACCGATAACATCGAGATGGTCTGGCATAAATATTATCCGAGCCTCATGACAGGCTCCGTCGATGTGGATACAATCCTCCCCAAGTTTAACGAGGAGCTGAAGCAGGCAGGCATAGACGACGTACGGCAGGAAGTGCAGAAGCAGCTGGATGCTTGGCGGGAAATGAGATGA
- a CDS encoding DUF4188 domain-containing protein produces the protein MGKVIPGRYTAHMDGSFVVFVIGFRINKWWAVHKWLPVMSAMSPMLQELYRNKEELGFMDGTYHFSGRGLTLIQYWRSFEHLEHYARHGANHLKAWRDFNRKVGTGGDVGIFHETYLVQEGQHECLYNNMPRFGLAKAGAHVPATGRRETASRRLGREGEPAVPTPPNP, from the coding sequence ATGGGTAAAGTGATTCCAGGTCGATATACCGCACACATGGACGGTTCCTTCGTTGTATTCGTGATCGGGTTTCGGATTAACAAATGGTGGGCGGTGCATAAGTGGCTGCCTGTCATGAGTGCCATGTCCCCGATGCTTCAGGAGCTGTACCGGAACAAGGAGGAGCTCGGGTTCATGGACGGTACCTATCATTTTTCAGGGCGGGGACTTACACTCATTCAATATTGGAGGAGCTTTGAACATCTGGAGCATTATGCCCGTCACGGAGCCAATCACCTGAAGGCATGGCGGGATTTCAACCGCAAAGTTGGAACGGGAGGGGACGTAGGGATTTTCCACGAAACCTATCTTGTCCAGGAAGGGCAGCATGAATGCCTGTACAACAACATGCCGAGGTTCGGTTTGGCCAAAGCCGGAGCCCACGTCCCCGCGACGGGGCGCAGGGAAACGGCAAGCCGGCGGCTTGGCCGCGAGGGAGAACCCGCTGTGCCCACACCTCCAAATCCGTAG
- a CDS encoding TetR/AcrR family transcriptional regulator: MDPDISLRELKKAKNKIALYEAGISLMRDRMFSQVMVEDICKRAEISKVTFFKFYQRKEDLLIYFMRVWLTQRIIEIDAEGKKGFQAFRHLLSQVAQEHHVRPGMMPSLISFLAEQNMQPCMPELSPAEVSLLFPRHEEAGSQSPNMYALFQQFMKEEEQVGRLNKALTLEQAVQICFTIFYGAFLTAQLYNSTDIGRFYETHLGLLEVKEGV, from the coding sequence ATGGATCCGGATATCTCATTAAGGGAGTTAAAGAAAGCCAAGAACAAAATCGCATTGTATGAAGCGGGAATATCCCTGATGAGGGACCGGATGTTCAGCCAGGTCATGGTGGAGGACATCTGCAAGCGCGCAGAAATATCCAAGGTTACTTTTTTTAAATTCTATCAACGCAAAGAGGATCTGCTGATTTATTTTATGCGGGTATGGCTGACCCAGCGAATTATCGAGATCGACGCAGAAGGGAAGAAAGGGTTTCAGGCTTTTCGGCATCTGTTGTCCCAAGTAGCTCAGGAGCATCACGTAAGACCGGGCATGATGCCGAGCCTGATCTCCTTTCTTGCGGAGCAGAACATGCAGCCCTGCATGCCGGAGCTTAGCCCTGCGGAAGTATCGCTGCTTTTTCCCCGTCACGAGGAAGCGGGAAGCCAATCGCCTAACATGTATGCGTTGTTCCAGCAGTTCATGAAGGAAGAAGAGCAAGTCGGAAGACTGAACAAAGCGCTTACCTTGGAGCAAGCCGTGCAGATCTGTTTCACCATTTTTTATGGCGCGTTTCTGACGGCTCAATTGTACAATTCAACGGATATTGGCCGCTTTTATGAAACGCATCTGGGTCTGCTTGAAGTAAAGGAAGGGGTGTGA
- a CDS encoding DnaJ family domain-containing protein — translation MERNDDPKNSALASEEDHSEEKERRPMSTSSGLLESAIDKFAREGGFDDSPLKGKPIKIEDGDVLTGIMKNANYQPAWVELRKEIAADIKRLLERPESTVIPETELEAINQKIIKYNRMVPNPQLQKGLLSEVNLHAAYDKWE, via the coding sequence ATGGAACGGAATGATGATCCAAAAAATTCAGCTCTTGCTTCTGAAGAAGATCATAGCGAAGAAAAGGAACGACGCCCTATGTCGACCAGCAGCGGGCTTCTGGAATCGGCCATTGACAAATTTGCCAGAGAAGGCGGCTTTGACGATTCGCCGTTGAAGGGAAAGCCGATTAAGATCGAAGACGGGGATGTTCTAACCGGGATTATGAAGAACGCGAATTACCAGCCAGCATGGGTCGAGCTGAGAAAAGAAATCGCTGCCGACATCAAGCGGCTTTTGGAGCGTCCGGAGTCGACTGTGATTCCAGAGACAGAGTTAGAGGCCATTAATCAAAAGATTATAAAGTACAACCGAATGGTTCCGAATCCACAGCTGCAAAAAGGCCTCCTGTCCGAAGTCAATTTGCACGCAGCCTACGATAAATGGGAGTAG
- a CDS encoding iron-siderophore ABC transporter substrate-binding protein: MVKKREISLRALFISAVMLVLLVGCSTQQSSSTSEPAATEKASTSTETPKTETPASQETDASYPIVIKHAFGETVIKSKPERVATIQWANHDVALALGVVPVGFSAANYGVQDDSGLLPWTAEKLKELGVSEPNVFQDTDGLDFEAISDADPDVILAAYSGITQEDYDILTKIAPVVAYPTTPWLTTWREQVMLNATGMGMKAEGEQLIKDTENLVKEKASEHPEMRGKKVVWVNFSAKDMSKLHIYTPADPRGSFLMELGMEYPEGVTNQITDTTSYSLNISAENADVLNDADILVGYGDESLYESVKADSLLGKIPAIQRGSVVFIGNGTPLAAAGNPNPLAISYTIDEYLDLLGGAISKIK, translated from the coding sequence ATGGTTAAAAAACGGGAAATTTCATTAAGAGCATTATTTATTTCGGCAGTGATGTTGGTTTTGCTAGTCGGCTGTTCAACCCAGCAATCAAGCTCGACGTCTGAACCGGCTGCGACTGAAAAGGCTTCGACCAGCACAGAAACGCCTAAAACGGAAACACCTGCTTCCCAAGAAACCGATGCTTCATATCCGATCGTAATCAAGCACGCTTTTGGCGAAACCGTCATTAAAAGCAAGCCTGAACGTGTAGCTACGATTCAATGGGCCAATCATGATGTGGCTCTTGCTCTTGGGGTTGTTCCAGTAGGCTTTTCTGCGGCGAATTACGGCGTTCAGGACGACAGCGGATTATTGCCTTGGACGGCTGAGAAGCTCAAGGAACTTGGCGTAAGTGAGCCTAATGTTTTTCAGGATACGGACGGCCTTGACTTCGAGGCGATTTCCGATGCCGACCCGGATGTCATTCTGGCAGCCTACTCCGGAATCACGCAGGAAGATTACGATATTCTAACCAAGATCGCTCCGGTTGTAGCGTACCCGACGACTCCTTGGCTCACCACTTGGCGGGAACAAGTCATGTTAAATGCAACCGGCATGGGCATGAAAGCGGAAGGCGAACAGCTCATTAAGGATACGGAGAACCTGGTCAAGGAAAAAGCAAGCGAGCATCCTGAGATGCGTGGCAAGAAAGTGGTTTGGGTCAATTTCTCAGCTAAAGACATGTCCAAATTGCACATCTATACCCCTGCTGATCCTCGCGGTTCTTTTCTGATGGAGCTCGGGATGGAATATCCTGAAGGTGTTACGAATCAGATTACCGACACTACCAGCTACTCGCTGAATATAAGCGCGGAGAACGCTGATGTCCTTAACGATGCGGATATTTTGGTCGGGTATGGCGATGAGAGTTTATATGAATCTGTGAAAGCAGACTCCCTGCTTGGCAAGATTCCGGCTATTCAAAGAGGCTCCGTCGTATTTATTGGCAACGGCACGCCGCTGGCGGCAGCCGGAAATCCGAACCCTCTTGCCATCTCATATACCATCGATGAGTACCTGGATTTACTTGGAGGAGCTATTAGCAAAATTAAATGA
- a CDS encoding FecCD family ABC transporter permease: MNSSSISENKTLNSRIPRNFSTVLVICLVLLGISVLASFTLGSRPIRFHELMDGLFHPDIDSYGANVVRKRIPRTIFSLFCGAALGVSGALMQAVTRNPIADPSILGVNTGAALFVVCGIAFLNISTANQYIWLALAGATITAVFVFGIGSMGRGGATPLKLVLAGAATSAALSSLVSAIMIPRSYVMDQFRFWQVGSVGSANWSDMATFAPFLVVGMLLGIISASALNALALGDEVATGLGVRTGVLRLVAAFAGVLLCGATTALAGPIGFIGLLSTHVIRLLLGSDLRYIIPMSAISGAVILTISDVIGRLVGSPGELEVGVVTAFIGAPILIILAMKAKVRSL; the protein is encoded by the coding sequence ATGAATAGTTCATCCATTTCAGAAAACAAAACCCTAAACTCCCGCATTCCGAGGAATTTCAGCACGGTTCTGGTGATATGTTTGGTTTTGCTCGGTATTAGCGTGCTCGCATCTTTCACCTTAGGCTCCCGGCCCATCCGATTTCATGAATTGATGGACGGATTATTTCACCCGGACATCGATTCCTACGGAGCAAACGTGGTTCGAAAAAGGATTCCTCGAACGATTTTCAGTTTGTTTTGCGGTGCAGCACTTGGCGTTTCCGGGGCGCTTATGCAAGCCGTCACCCGCAACCCGATTGCAGACCCGAGCATTCTGGGCGTCAACACCGGCGCAGCATTGTTTGTGGTTTGCGGAATTGCGTTCTTGAATATTAGCACCGCTAATCAATATATCTGGCTAGCCTTAGCCGGAGCGACCATTACCGCAGTGTTTGTATTCGGAATCGGTTCCATGGGGCGTGGCGGTGCTACGCCCCTTAAGCTTGTTTTGGCTGGAGCCGCCACAAGTGCTGCCCTCTCTTCGTTGGTTAGCGCCATCATGATTCCACGCTCCTACGTCATGGATCAATTCAGATTCTGGCAAGTGGGCAGCGTGGGTTCAGCGAACTGGAGCGATATGGCTACGTTCGCACCGTTTCTGGTGGTCGGCATGCTGTTAGGCATTATTTCGGCCTCGGCATTGAATGCGTTGGCGCTTGGAGACGAGGTCGCGACCGGACTGGGCGTTCGTACAGGAGTACTACGGCTTGTCGCGGCTTTTGCCGGGGTTCTTTTATGCGGAGCAACTACGGCGCTGGCAGGGCCCATCGGTTTTATCGGACTTTTGTCAACGCATGTCATCCGTCTTCTTCTTGGCTCCGACTTGCGTTATATTATACCGATGTCTGCCATTTCGGGAGCTGTCATATTAACGATATCCGATGTCATCGGCAGGCTGGTCGGCAGCCCCGGAGAACTTGAAGTCGGCGTCGTCACAGCCTTTATCGGGGCACCGATCCTGATCATATTAGCTATGAAAGCGAAAGTGCGTTCATTATGA
- a CDS encoding FecCD family ABC transporter permease, with protein sequence MKNKTVAFIMAGRRQRRRRWILVTTFLALLACALCCAMLLLGSTIYPIQDVVRALSGENIKGVSFALNTIRLPRMLAGLFAGFAFGLAGNTFQTMLRNPLANPNVIGITSGSSAAAVFCIIILHTSNAVVSIASVVAGLATVTIIYLLSRAKPFSVGRLILVGIGMQAMLNAVISYLLLVGAEQDIPTAFRWLSGSLNGSQMHELPALVISVLIGTPIIVMLGKHLSVLELGEQSAASLGVNTDLTRMVLILSSVCMIAIATATTGPIAFVAFLSGPIAKRLVGVGFSNAIPAGLVGVNLVMAADLVGQFAFEVRFPVGIITGILGAPYLIFLLIRMNRKGNL encoded by the coding sequence ATGAAAAATAAAACTGTTGCGTTTATTATGGCAGGCAGGCGTCAAAGACGCCGTCGATGGATCCTTGTTACCACCTTCCTTGCGTTGCTTGCCTGCGCGCTCTGCTGCGCCATGCTTTTACTTGGCAGTACCATTTATCCCATTCAGGATGTCGTCCGGGCGCTTTCGGGTGAGAACATCAAAGGGGTATCTTTTGCTTTGAATACGATACGCTTGCCGAGAATGCTGGCCGGTCTTTTTGCGGGATTTGCTTTTGGCCTGGCCGGCAACACCTTCCAGACCATGCTGCGCAATCCTCTTGCGAACCCGAATGTCATCGGAATTACGTCCGGTTCGAGCGCAGCGGCTGTTTTTTGCATTATCATTCTTCATACAAGCAATGCTGTTGTTTCCATCGCTTCGGTGGTCGCAGGTCTGGCTACAGTAACCATCATTTATCTGTTGTCTCGGGCAAAGCCATTTTCCGTCGGGCGATTAATTTTGGTCGGTATCGGCATGCAGGCCATGCTGAACGCAGTTATCTCCTATCTTCTCTTGGTCGGCGCGGAGCAAGACATTCCGACAGCATTCAGATGGCTAAGCGGCAGCCTTAATGGCTCCCAAATGCATGAGCTTCCGGCTCTGGTGATATCGGTTCTGATTGGTACGCCTATCATTGTCATGCTGGGAAAACATCTAAGTGTACTGGAACTGGGAGAACAATCCGCCGCTTCTCTCGGCGTGAATACGGACCTGACCCGAATGGTGCTTATCTTAAGCTCCGTCTGCATGATCGCGATCGCTACCGCTACGACAGGCCCCATCGCTTTTGTCGCTTTTCTCTCAGGACCGATCGCCAAGCGATTGGTTGGCGTCGGGTTTTCGAACGCCATCCCGGCGGGGCTTGTTGGCGTAAATCTGGTTATGGCTGCCGACCTGGTCGGACAGTTTGCTTTTGAGGTCCGATTTCCTGTGGGCATCATAACCGGAATCCTCGGAGCGCCTTATTTGATTTTCTTGCTGATCCGAATGAATCGAAAGGGAAATTTATAA
- a CDS encoding ABC transporter ATP-binding protein, whose translation MKPTHIFKAEHTVAGYDNKTIIHDISLVIPSHKISVIIGANGCGKSTLLKTMARLIKPTSGQVTLDGKPIGHIPPKELARVLGLLPQSPIVPEGISVADLVGRGRFPHQSWFSGWSKKDEEAVSEAMEIMNITELANHNIDELSGGQRQRVWIAMALAQQTDILLLDEPTTFLDITYQIEILDLLTDLNRKYGTTIVMVLHDINLSARYADHIFALHNGLLVAEGAPSQVITSTMIKDIFGLDCSVIEDPVSGSPHVIPKGRYHVL comes from the coding sequence ATGAAACCTACGCATATTTTTAAAGCTGAGCATACGGTAGCGGGATACGATAATAAAACCATCATTCACGACATTAGTCTTGTCATTCCGAGTCATAAGATCAGCGTTATTATTGGAGCCAACGGATGTGGAAAATCTACGCTTCTGAAGACAATGGCAAGGCTGATCAAGCCTACATCTGGTCAAGTTACGCTGGACGGAAAGCCTATCGGCCATATACCGCCGAAAGAGCTGGCTCGTGTATTGGGTCTGCTGCCGCAGTCTCCCATTGTTCCTGAGGGGATCTCCGTCGCGGACTTGGTGGGACGCGGAAGGTTTCCGCACCAGTCATGGTTTAGCGGATGGAGCAAAAAGGATGAGGAAGCCGTTTCCGAAGCGATGGAAATTATGAATATCACGGAGCTGGCCAATCATAACATAGACGAACTGTCAGGCGGTCAAAGACAGCGCGTCTGGATCGCTATGGCACTGGCACAGCAAACCGACATTTTATTGCTCGATGAACCTACAACCTTTCTGGATATTACTTATCAGATCGAAATTCTTGACTTGCTCACAGACTTAAACCGAAAATATGGAACGACGATTGTCATGGTTCTCCACGATATCAACCTGTCCGCTCGTTATGCGGATCATATCTTTGCGCTTCATAACGGATTGCTTGTGGCTGAGGGGGCGCCCTCGCAAGTCATTACGAGCACCATGATCAAAGACATATTCGGGCTTGATTGCTCGGTAATCGAGGACCCCGTGTCCGGCTCACCCCATGTGATACCCAAAGGACGATATCATGTTCTATGA
- a CDS encoding YfzA family protein yields MKDTQHKAASSRIKSWMYFLGGLIVLQILFIAFDNASWTPFKVKEGSLFADYSESKLFTEWFIPYKTQEHNLFTAIIAVTLLPAALIGAVKDLVSRK; encoded by the coding sequence TTGAAAGATACACAACATAAAGCTGCTTCTTCCCGGATAAAAAGCTGGATGTATTTCTTAGGGGGACTTATTGTATTACAAATACTGTTTATCGCGTTTGATAATGCCTCGTGGACCCCATTCAAAGTGAAAGAAGGGTCATTATTTGCCGATTATTCTGAATCAAAGTTATTTACGGAATGGTTCATACCTTATAAAACCCAAGAACATAACTTGTTCACTGCCATTATTGCCGTTACATTACTCCCGGCAGCTTTAATAGGTGCAGTAAAAGACCTTGTTTCTAGAAAATGA
- a CDS encoding ABC-2 transporter permease, translated as MLNLLRKDFIALKSSLWTILLYLAVFSIAFIPKSEMSIYFVGIYTAFGSIILATMIDIKNHNHKFLVTLPISRKHIVLAKYITAIVYTLFGVIASYGIHRIIDLSFPQLDKPDYTVMSLLVSVGMLLVLISIYMPLFYALSKKGAGIINAVFMISLIVLAQPAAVLMNMVSEKGLINDQTLLLILIGIVVVFIASYFLTISLFKRKDL; from the coding sequence ATGCTTAATTTGCTTCGTAAAGATTTCATCGCTTTAAAAAGCTCACTGTGGACGATTCTTCTCTATCTCGCTGTATTCAGCATCGCTTTTATACCAAAAAGTGAAATGTCTATCTATTTTGTAGGAATCTATACGGCTTTCGGCTCCATTATTCTAGCTACGATGATCGATATCAAAAACCATAACCATAAATTTCTGGTCACGCTGCCGATTAGCCGCAAGCATATTGTGCTGGCCAAATACATAACAGCCATCGTGTATACACTGTTTGGAGTCATTGCTTCTTACGGGATTCACCGGATCATTGATCTTTCATTCCCCCAGCTTGACAAGCCAGACTATACAGTGATGTCCTTATTGGTTTCCGTAGGAATGCTGCTTGTTCTCATCTCTATCTATATGCCTCTTTTTTACGCACTTAGCAAAAAAGGAGCCGGAATTATCAATGCCGTATTCATGATCTCCTTAATTGTCCTGGCACAACCTGCAGCGGTGCTGATGAATATGGTGAGCGAGAAAGGCCTCATTAACGATCAAACATTACTTCTGATTCTAATCGGTATCGTCGTTGTATTCATTGCTTCCTATTTCTTAACGATAAGCCTATTTAAGAGGAAAGACTTATAA
- a CDS encoding ABC transporter ATP-binding protein: protein MNAIELRNLTKTYPLFKVDHVSLDVKQGYITGLIGPNGVGKSTLIKMMLGMVRPDSGSVKILGLDMPQHEVDIKQRIGIVSDDCFYYEHLTIHDTKRMIAPFYSHWNEKKFNRYLEQFELSPKKKVEDLSKGMKIKLALAVALSHEAELLVMDEPTSGLDPVFRREMLNLLADMMQDEKNTIIFSTHITTDLDRIADYITFVNDGKLVFNEAKDDVLERYAIVKGDMQLIDSDIRKEFIGIRETTLGFEGLVDNRRKAAQLFSHNAILEKPTLEDIMYFTAKGGRVHA, encoded by the coding sequence ATGAATGCAATCGAATTACGAAATTTAACGAAAACATACCCTCTTTTCAAAGTCGATCATGTATCTCTGGATGTGAAACAAGGCTACATTACCGGACTCATTGGTCCGAATGGTGTTGGTAAAAGCACCTTAATCAAGATGATGCTCGGCATGGTACGTCCCGATTCCGGCAGTGTAAAAATACTCGGTCTGGATATGCCTCAACATGAAGTCGACATTAAACAGCGCATCGGCATCGTCTCGGATGATTGCTTCTATTATGAGCATCTTACGATTCATGATACGAAGAGAATGATCGCACCTTTTTACAGCCATTGGAATGAAAAGAAATTTAACCGCTACCTCGAACAATTCGAATTGTCCCCTAAGAAGAAGGTTGAAGATTTATCTAAGGGAATGAAGATTAAACTCGCCCTTGCCGTTGCCTTATCCCATGAGGCTGAGCTCCTGGTCATGGATGAGCCGACTTCGGGACTTGATCCTGTGTTCAGGAGGGAAATGCTCAATCTGCTTGCAGATATGATGCAGGACGAAAAAAACACGATTATCTTCTCGACGCATATTACGACGGATTTGGACCGTATTGCCGACTACATTACTTTCGTCAATGACGGAAAACTTGTATTCAATGAAGCGAAAGATGATGTGCTTGAGAGATACGCGATCGTGAAGGGCGATATGCAACTGATTGATTCCGATATTCGAAAGGAATTTATCGGGATTCGTGAGACGACGCTTGGTTTTGAGGGCTTGGTAGATAATCGACGCAAGGCCGCGCAGCTGTTTAGCCATAATGCTATTTTAGAAAAACCAACCTTAGAAGACATCATGTATTTCACTGCCAAGGGAGGAAGAGTTCATGCTTAA
- a CDS encoding GntR family transcriptional regulator, with translation MKIILSNASNDPIYIQIMNQIRQSILSGELRAGDSLPSIRQLAKDLQVSVITTKRAYEELENEKLIDSVVGKGCFVSGANKDFIREQRMKRLEEKMIHIIRESKELNMSQQDVIDHLTLLFEEEQTP, from the coding sequence ATAAAAATCATATTATCCAACGCATCGAACGATCCGATTTACATACAGATTATGAACCAGATTAGACAGAGTATCCTGAGTGGAGAATTGCGCGCAGGCGACAGTCTCCCTTCTATAAGGCAGCTTGCTAAGGATTTGCAGGTTAGTGTTATTACGACTAAGCGTGCCTATGAAGAATTGGAGAACGAAAAGCTAATCGACTCGGTCGTAGGCAAGGGTTGCTTCGTATCAGGGGCAAATAAAGATTTTATCAGGGAGCAGCGCATGAAGCGATTAGAAGAGAAAATGATCCATATCATTCGAGAAAGCAAGGAATTAAACATGAGTCAACAAGATGTAATCGATCATCTGACTTTACTGTTCGAGGAGGAACAAACACCATGA